GAAACTATTTATACTGGCAGACACGTCACTAAATTCTTCGTCATAGACGGGTGTTTTGCTTACACGGTTGATAACGCCACCAGCACCACCGCGGCCGAAAATAAGGGCATTGGAGCCACGCAACACCTCAACACGCTCCACATTATAGAAGGGGCGAAAGTATTCAGCATCGTCGCGTAAGCCATCTATAAAGAAGTCTGCCTGCGTATTCTGACCACGAATCGTAATCTGATCCCTCTGACCTTCCCCTTGACCGACAGTTACACCTGGCGTGTACTGCAGCAGATCACCAATACCTCGAAAACCCTGCTCTTCGATCCGTTCAGCCGTAACAACAGATAGAGAGTTAGGAACATCAATCAATAATTCAGGCGTTTTAAAGGCTCGGGTAATGCCTTTCTCAGTCTTTTGCCCAGTGACAATAACGTGCTCAATTTCATTGGACTGATCACTATTTAAGTCATTCTCGCTTTGTGCGTCATTATCCGCCTCTCCATCCACGGCAAATGCTGACGGGGCTACAGATACAGAAATCGCTAATGCCACAGCGCGGGTGACAGTACTTCGTTTAAGCATGGTGTTTTCCCTAGTAGATTGTTGTAATGCCAATCTTTTTCTTCTAGAGGGGAACTATATAGAAACAATCACAGTAATGCAAATCATTACCATTTAGATTCTGAGAGATATTACTGCTATTAGCCAAATAAAAGCAGTGTTAAACAAACACTAACAATATACGGGAGAGTACGAGCGGGATCTTTACCTAACCAAGCGCTTATCAAAACAAGAATTAGGTTAAAATTACTTTTAGTTCAATAGCTTATTGCTAATAATTAATTAATATTATTGAGACTTTCCTCGCCTCAAGGCGCCTACTTTTGGTGCTGCAAGATTGGCTGAGACTAGTCTTCAGCTTCTTGGTGTTCTGCGGATACACCATAGATAATGAGGGTGTGATCGGTCATTTTAAAACCATGCTCTTTGGCAATGACCTTTTGGCGTTCTTCAATAATGGGGTCGGTGAACTCAATAACTTTGCCACTTTTAACACAAACCAGGTGGTCATGATGGTGACCCTCATTAATCTCAAACACGGCATGACCGCCTTCGAAATGATGGCGGATCACTAAACCGGCATCTTCGAATTGGGTTAAAACACGATAAACCGTGGCTAACCCTACATCTTCGCCCTCGTCACGCAAAGCCTGATAGACTTCTTCCGCACGCATATGGTTCGCGCGGTTCTTTTGCATGATTTCAAGAATTTTGATGCGCGGTAGTGTGGCCTTAAGGCCAGCGTTTTTTAACTCTGAAGAGCTCATGGTCTTTGGCGATCCTGAATC
This portion of the Gammaproteobacteria bacterium genome encodes:
- a CDS encoding TonB-dependent receptor plug domain-containing protein, yielding MLKRSTVTRAVALAISVSVAPSAFAVDGEADNDAQSENDLNSDQSNEIEHVIVTGQKTEKGITRAFKTPELLIDVPNSLSVVTAERIEEQGFRGIGDLLQYTPGVTVGQGEGQRDQITIRGQNTQADFFIDGLRDDAEYFRPFYNVERVEVLRGSNALIFGRGGAGGVINRVSKTPVYDEEFSDVSASINSF
- the fur gene encoding ferric iron uptake transcriptional regulator — translated: MSSSELKNAGLKATLPRIKILEIMQKNRANHMRAEEVYQALRDEGEDVGLATVYRVLTQFEDAGLVIRHHFEGGHAVFEINEGHHHDHLVCVKSGKVIEFTDPIIEERQKVIAKEHGFKMTDHTLIIYGVSAEHQEAED